The Citrus sinensis cultivar Valencia sweet orange chromosome 4, DVS_A1.0, whole genome shotgun sequence DNA segment GGCTCACTTTGCTTTCACTAGCACCAGACATCGTTTTGACTAGAAATCTTTCAACTGTTATCTACTATAATTGTGCAATTACTGGCCTTGATGCACAGTTGCAAAGACTCGTTGAAAGCTGATACAGCGTCAATTTAAGTTTGGCGGTATGCCATGTCCATGCATTTGTAGATTGTAATTTGTACATTTGACAACTCATCTCCAATTCTCCGTCTGTATAATCAAAGTTCTGATGCATGTGCCCAAGTTGTCCATTGAAGTCCATGGCCTTCAATAAGAAAATTTGCGTGGAGTTGACCAAAATGCAGTAGTAATTAGTGAGAGGGAGATCAAGATCAAGCTGCGTAACATGATAAACTCCAACGGAAAAATAGTAGCATAATTTGTTAAGAGAAAATTGATCAGATTAGTCTTTTGGAAAACTCAAGCATGAGCCTCTTCCGAAttggaataatttttcttttttacttttgtggaattagaatcaaaattgaaattaattgaaaaggGTGTATATGTACATTTATGACGGAATTGCCGCTGCCTAATAAGCCAAATAATCCAAAATCCCCTAAGCTCATAAGCCCTGCCCAATGGCCATTCCTCAAAGGCAGGGGCACCTACCAAATCCTAAAACCCCACCtgtaaattgaatttaaaaatgaaaatgcatcGTTAATTTTTACgccataaattaattatttaggcAAAGggaataaagcgaaaacaattGAGAAATGCAATCCGCCTCTGTTTCTGCTGCCTTGCCCAGTTCCTCCTGTCACTACTCTTACCCTGTACCGAATCGTTTCCTCCATTTCCGAAACCTACATCTCAAGAAAACTCTCAATTCTCTTTCGCTTTCCAGGAACCAAATTCACGCCAAAAACTTCTGTTCTTTAACTCTCCCTACAGCAAACAGTTTCAGCAAAGAGCAAGAAGAAAACCTAAGAAAAGATAACAAATTACACCCAGACCAAAACCATACGTTCCTTGATCAATTCTACTCTTCCGCTGACACTAACAAGCTCCGTAACCAAGACCCAGAATCTCAAAACCAAGAACAAGACGAAGAGCCGCGATataataaagacaaatattGGACTGTGCTTTGCACAAACATGTGGTGGTCGCAGTTGAAAGCAGCTTTGGGACAGAGAATCAACGTAGAGGGCATTGTTTCATCGACGGTGGTATTCGCTAAAGATCGTCACTTGGCGCTACCACATGTAACGGTGCCCGACATAAGGTACATTGATTGGGCAGAACTTCAAAGGAGGGGTTTTAAAGGTGTGGTGTTTGATAAGGATAACACTTTAACTGCTCCTTACTCTTTGACACTTTGGGGTCCCCTTAGTTCTTCAATTGAGCAGTGTAAATCGGTGTTCGGTCACGATATTGCTGTGTTTAGTAACTCTGCTGGTAATTTAGGCAATTGCCTATTTACTGCTTGCTTGTTGATTTGGTTGttgcttttgttcttttcaCAATGTCTGTGTATTTGGTTTTAATGTATTAGGTCTTTATGAGTATGACAATGATGCTTCGAAAGCGAGGAAACTTGAGGGAAAAATTGGGATCAAAGTTATAAGGCACCGTAAGTACTTTACTTGAGCAATATTCATCTTTCATCTTCTGTCTGTAGCTTTTAAGTCATTGTTAGAAATTAATCTGTGCTAAATGTGCTCAGTGTGATGGCCAACTAATTATCATGGCCAGTCCAGTTCTAATTTAATCTGTGACTAATGTGGAGATcaatatgttatattttagGGGTGAAGAAACCAGCTGGAACTGCTGAAGAGATTGAGAAACACTTTGGTTGTCAATCATCGCAGCTTATCATGGTAGATATGTGTAGAATTGTTATATTTCCTGGCCCTGTTGTAATCTTCTTACTGTATAATTAGCATAAATATAACTGCGGCAGGTGGGCGATCGACCTTTCACAGATATTGTTTACGGGAATCGAAATGGGTTTTTGACTATATTGACTGAACCGTTAAGTCTTGCTGAGGAGCCATTCATTGTTAGGCAGGTTGGTTTTACATTCATGAAATTTCCTCTTTGATGCTCTGCAAAGCATTGTTAAAGTAGCAACGAATCTAGAGTGGTTATAATGTTTTGATATTTGGTTGGTTTTACCTACATGGAAGCTTGATGTGATTAGTGTAAACTTGTTATTAAAAGGTTATTCATGAATTGTGTGAACTGCAGGGTCCTGAGCCCCATCCAACCAAAAGATCTTCTATTCAGTTCAGTGAATATTATCAGTTGgcaatttaattgatttatgcTAATTAGTTTCGAGTTTAGTGTTCCTCATTTATTTGCTTCATTGAAAGTACTTTTTGCCATGATGAAAAGTAAATTGTATCTTGgctttttaagattttttagtaatttgttcATTTGACTTTTAAAAGACTTCAACTTTAACATATCAAATACATTATTGTTCAAGAATACAAAGCCAAGAACTCCCTCACCCTGGCCAAAATTTGTCTGGTATCTGTTATTGTAATTGTCTCATATAGTTTGAATCAACTGATGTTTGTTTTCCCTGTTTTAGCCAGCCTCCCAAAACTTGGCCATTAGCTTCAGCATTGTTTGTGTTGCCAATGCCACCCATTATTCGTTGCTTCCTTATCATTGTTGGCAGTGAggtgttgttttattttgcttctTATCATTTGATTGCTAATGATGTTTCAGGTTAGGAAACTAGAAGTAACCATTGTGAACTGTTGGTTTAGAAGAGGGTTGAAGCCAATTAGTCACAATCTATTGCCGGATGCCATGCAATGTGTGAAAGATCCCCCATCTCTGTAAGAAACTTTGTAGATAGTTGCAAAAGCAATGATTCATGTTTCcggatttttttgttttcaccATTCATTTATGTGATCCTCATGATAttgatatttcttttttggctaGTGAATCCAATTTTATTGCTTGCAATCGGAGCTGAAAATGTTGAGAAGGATTGTTATCGTAGCTATGAATCTATAGAAGAATTTCACGCCCCCAAATCCTGGCTTTGAATCTTATGGAAACTAGAGATGGTAACCATGAACCAATGGCCAGCCACTCATATACCAATGATCACTCATGTGCCATTACTTAGTAGAATGACAACTTTGCATGTTCTCTCATCACATGATGGGATTAAAagctatattttaaaaatgaagttgaatttgttataaatttcCGATAACTACattgaataaatgaaaattttaaaattaaactgttgacgtaattaaaatttaaaacgaTTGAAAACATAGTTTAAACATGTTAACACACAAAATGAGAGGAATATTAAAACTGCCTGAGAAACTTCCCCAATGCACTTATGGTGTATACTTAATCATTGATTAACTGGTCTATGCTTAATAATTGATTGAAGTAGCTAATATTCTCTCCGCGATAGAATGTGTAGAGACAAGAGTTTATACAACATAATTATGTAAGGAAAAATCACAGCCGTATTGCTGGTTGTTTACAACTTGGGAGAAATCTTGATGGGCATTCCTTGGGAAGGAAATGGGAGAGGATCCATGGTGATTGACTCGTTGGGATTAATTAAAGACCAATCATAGCGAGTTACAACATAATGAACAAAGATGATGATGTTTAGCTTGGCCAGTTGGTAGCCTGCGCACAATCTTGGCCCTCCTCCGAATGGAAGATAGACATATGGAGGCACTGATTCCTCGAACCTTCTGGGATCGAAACTCAGAGGATCTTCAAAATACTCCGGATTCGAATGTGTTCCAAATGCTGTCCATAAAACCTTCCAGCCTTTAGGAATGGTGAATCCCTCATACTCAATGTCAGAAACTGCTTTTCTGAAGGAGCCGAAGATGGGAGGGAAGAGCCGCATGCTTTCGCGAGCAACTTGCCAGGTGtattttatcttcttcatgTCTTCCAGTGTTAGAATTTCGCCAgctcttttattattcattatgTTAACATGTTCTGCATGCCGTGATTGAGCAagattaaaattgttgaaatgaAAGTTTACTAAAAGCTAAGCTCAAAGGGAATTTAACTATATGTATGTACCTTGTAGGAGGAGAGAATAGCAATCTGGATGCTGCGCTAACATCTTAAACGTCATGGCAATGGCAAAAGATGTGGTATCATGCGCTGCAAAGACGAGCAAGACAACGTTATCAGTAACCTCTGCCTCTGTAATGTCTCCTCGAATCATCCCAGCAACCAGTTGCGACAATAACATCCCTTCTTGTTCATTTCCAAATTCCATctcatttctcttttctctcacAACTTTTACCAACATCTTTTCTATCTCTTGCCTTGCTTTCTTTGCTCGCGAGAATCTTGATCCTGGAAACTTAATTGCCGGAGCAAAAACACCTTCTAAAACTCTCTCAAAGGTGTTCAACATCCCAGGCTCAACTCTGATGCCTAATAGACACTCGAACACTATGGTGAATGTCAAAATCTTCGTCGAACGATAAAGGCTAAGGCTGTCTTGGCCATGCCAGTGTGCATCAAGGTGAAGCTGAACTGAGTTGCAAATTTTGGGAACTAAAGCATCCAGCCCTGCATTGTGAAGGCAACTGGCTAGTATCCCTCTGATGCAACGATGCTGTTCGCCTTGCTTTTGCATGATGCTTTCATTGCCCATTAGCTGAACCGATGAGGATGGCCATGAGCTTATCACCAACTTGAATTCATTCGACAAGAAAAACCGATTGGCTTCTGCACCATTGACAACAACTGTGGGTGAGCCTAACAGCCTTGTTTTGAAAATCTTGCCATATTTTGTCACCCGAGGTTGAACAAAGTCATCAAACAAACGATTGTTACGCTGAGCTTTGAAGAACTCTATAGTTTCCCCTATAAAAGGATGCCCCATATCTCCTGGTGGGAGCTGCTTCCGGGTTTTGTGACAACTGGCCTTGTGTGTCAAGAATATGATAAAGGCCGCCACTGCAGCCAAGAGGGGGTAAAGAAGATAGCTAATTTGAATAGCCATTGATGGCACTGATTACTGATTATTGCGTGAAAATGATCAGGTGATTTATATGCATCAATAGAGCCGAATAAGTCAAAGcgttttgttttgtattttttaaacaaaagtcAAGCAATAAACATGCGTACATATCCATCGCACTAATTATGTATTACACAACTTTGTTGACTTTCTAGAGTATTAGAACAGTGGTGATGGTTCATTAAGAAGAGCATTGCATGTGCAGAGCCGGCCAAGAAGAAACGAACACGTAATCATCATAATATATCTGAGACCGAAAGATCCGTCCGTTTGTTTCATTGttcttgatttattaattgtttcattGTTCTGGATTTGTTAAAATTCAGAAAGTATCCCTGAAAATCTGCCGGGTCTAATTATGTATAGAGAATTTTAATATCCCTTTATTAGCAAGTCAAATCCCAGAAGATGGAATCACTTTCACCACCATTGACAGCCGAATacaatgatttttcaattctAAGGTCTTGCTACGTTGCATCAGCTACACCGTGCATCCgccactatatatatatatatatatatatatatatttaaattttcccgaacaaatttttcattaatggtaacaatataattttgaacGACACACAAGTTGTAGACACCAATGGGAAAATTGTTACGAATAAAGGAAAGCGCAGGGAGATGCATAATGCATGCAATGCACTTTAGTCACTTCCTCAATTATAAAAAAggaagatgagaaataatcGGCCTTGCGACTCTTTAGCACCAATGTGAAGCAAGAAACTGGTGTGCCGCACTGGCTGAATCTTGTTGATTAACATGGCAAAATGTTAATACTAAGTTTTAATTGATCTAGAATTACCACGTGCATAATAGAATAATAAGACAGACCTTAATTTTATAGCCATTACAGCTTCCATCCGGAGATGCATTCAACATGCCCCACAACTTACTCAAACTTGCAAGATGGACAATCTTTGTATCAAAGTATCACCGACTGTAATTGAATCTCGCCCATATTTTATAAGTCATCCACTTCAGTtctgtttggaattgaggtgttgtggaaaaaaaaatgtaattataaaataaaaattaataatatgtaataaatataaattttaaataataattttaataaaattattaaagatataatagattttctattatacaaataaaaaatcatattaatataacttCCAAGCTAtaacagttagtgtttacaaaacactttagtgttgtagcttaaaagttataactgcccaacctcaatctcaaacgcacCCTTCATGTCATCGAACATGTGTCAATTTCAGTACATATGATTCAATGTTCATCACCGTCTAATGGATTATGATCCTGTTTGAAATTGAGGTGT contains these protein-coding regions:
- the LOC102624238 gene encoding phosphatidylglycerophosphate phosphatase 1, chloroplastic/mitochondrial isoform X1 → MQSASVSAALPSSSCHYSYPVPNRFLHFRNLHLKKTLNSLSLSRNQIHAKNFCSLTLPTANSFSKEQEENLRKDNKLHPDQNHTFLDQFYSSADTNKLRNQDPESQNQEQDEEPRYNKDKYWTVLCTNMWWSQLKAALGQRINVEGIVSSTVVFAKDRHLALPHVTVPDIRYIDWAELQRRGFKGVVFDKDNTLTAPYSLTLWGPLSSSIEQCKSVFGHDIAVFSNSAGLYEYDNDASKARKLEGKIGIKVIRHRVKKPAGTAEEIEKHFGCQSSQLIMVGDRPFTDIVYGNRNGFLTILTEPLSLAEEPFIVRQVRKLEVTIVNCWFRRGLKPISHNLLPDAMQCVKDPPSLESNFIACNRS
- the LOC102624238 gene encoding phosphatidylglycerophosphate phosphatase 1, chloroplastic/mitochondrial isoform X2 — its product is MQSASVSAALPSSSCHYSYPVPNRFLHFRNLHLKKTLNSLSLSRNQIHAKNFCSLTLPTANSFSKEQEENLRKDNKLHPDQNHTFLDQFYSSADTNKLRNQDPESQNQEQDEEPRYNKDKYWTVLCTNMWWSQLKAALGQRINVEGIVSSTVVFAKDRHLALPHVTVPDIRYIDWAELQRRGFKGLYEYDNDASKARKLEGKIGIKVIRHRVKKPAGTAEEIEKHFGCQSSQLIMVGDRPFTDIVYGNRNGFLTILTEPLSLAEEPFIVRQVRKLEVTIVNCWFRRGLKPISHNLLPDAMQCVKDPPSLESNFIACNRS
- the LOC102624521 gene encoding taxadiene 5-alpha hydroxylase, whose product is MAIQISYLLYPLLAAVAAFIIFLTHKASCHKTRKQLPPGDMGHPFIGETIEFFKAQRNNRLFDDFVQPRVTKYGKIFKTRLLGSPTVVVNGAEANRFFLSNEFKLVISSWPSSSVQLMGNESIMQKQGEQHRCIRGILASCLHNAGLDALVPKICNSVQLHLDAHWHGQDSLSLYRSTKILTFTIVFECLLGIRVEPGMLNTFERVLEGVFAPAIKFPGSRFSRAKKARQEIEKMLVKVVREKRNEMEFGNEQEGMLLSQLVAGMIRGDITEAEVTDNVVLLVFAAHDTTSFAIAMTFKMLAQHPDCYSLLLQEHVNIMNNKRAGEILTLEDMKKIKYTWQVARESMRLFPPIFGSFRKAVSDIEYEGFTIPKGWKVLWTAFGTHSNPEYFEDPLSFDPRRFEESVPPYVYLPFGGGPRLCAGYQLAKLNIIIFVHYVVTRYDWSLINPNESITMDPLPFPSQGMPIKISPKL